The nucleotide window TGCCGGTACCGGCAACCCGTTCTTTACCACCGATTCTGCAGCCTGCCTGCGCGGCATCGAAATTGAAGCGGACGTGGTACTGAAAGCCACCAAAGTGGATGGCGTCTACTCAGCCGATCCGGTGAAAAATCCGGATGCAACGCTGTACGATCAGCTGACCTATGCTGAAGTGCTGGATAAAGAGCTGAAAGTGATGGATCTCGCCGCGTTTACGCTGGCCCGCGACCATCAGCTGCCGATCCGCGTTTTCAATATGAACAAACCTGGCGCACTGCGTCGCGTTGTGATGGGTGAAAAAGAAGGCACCCTGATTACGCATTAATACCCGACGCGGGATAAAATAAGGTATATTCTTTGGGCGCGTAGCCATTGCGGCGCGCCTTTACCCGTCATTATCTGCGTTGTCGCCAGCGAGCCAGCAATGTGGAGCAGGGCGGGTTATTACCCTGCATTACTGGCATTGCAGAAAGGCGACAAGGGCGTGAATCACCGGGCGCTGACATCGGTCAGTAACCGGTGTGAAGGCACGCCGTCAACGCCTCTGCAGCGCGAAGTATGACGGGTAGATTACCCTAAATAATTCGGGTTGCAGAAAGGCGACAAGGGCATGAATCACCGGGCGCTGACATCGGTCAGTAACCGGTGTGAAGGCACGCCGTCAACGCCTCTGCAGCGCGAAGTATGACGGGTAAGAGGATGATCGATGTTTATCGATACCACTCCGACACACTCGGAACTGGCCAGGTCAAACCGAATCCAAGGGTTTCAACGTGATTAACGATATTAAAAAAGATGCTGAAACGCGCATGGACAAATGCGTGGAAGCATTCAAAAACACCATCAGCAAAGTGCGCACCGGTCGTGCTTCACCTTCGCTGCTCGACGGCATTGTCGTGGAATATTACGGCACGCCAACTCCGCTGCGTCAGCTGGCGAGCGTCACGGTAGAAGATTCCCGTACGCTGAAAATCAACGTGTTCGATCGCTCGATGGGCCCGGCCGTTGAGAAGGCCATCATGGCATCCGATCTGGGTCTGAATCCAAGCTCAGCCGGCAGCGACATTCGCGTGCCACTGCCTGCACTGACCGAAGAGCGTCGTAAAGATCTGATCAAGATTGTGCGTGGTGAAGCCGAGCAGGGCCGTGTCTCCGTACGTAACGTGCGCCGTGACGCCAACGACAAGATCAAAGCGCTGCTGAAAGACAA belongs to Candidatus Pantoea soli and includes:
- the frr gene encoding ribosome recycling factor; its protein translation is MINDIKKDAETRMDKCVEAFKNTISKVRTGRASPSLLDGIVVEYYGTPTPLRQLASVTVEDSRTLKINVFDRSMGPAVEKAIMASDLGLNPSSAGSDIRVPLPALTEERRKDLIKIVRGEAEQGRVSVRNVRRDANDKIKALLKDKEISEDDERRSQEEIQKMTDVRIKHVDAALAEKEKELMEF